In Natrinema amylolyticum, the DNA window ATCGAAGGCGACGACGGAGATCTCGAGCGCTTTACCGCCTTCCGCTCGCAGTTCAACGGCGATCGCGGCCCCTATAAAGGCGGTATTCGCTACCACCCGCAGGTCTCCCGCGACGAGGTCAAGGCGCTGTCGGGCTGGATGACCTACAAGACTGCGATCGTCGACATTCCCCTCGGCGGTGGCAAGGGCGGTATCGCGCTCGATCCGGACGACTACTCCGAAGCGGAACTCGAGCGACTCACCCGTTCGTTCGCCAAAGAGCTGCGTCCCCTGATCGGCGAGGACCGAGACGTTCCCGCGCCCGACGTGAACACGGGCCAGCGGGAGATGAACTGGATCAAAGACACCTACGAGACCCTCGAGAACACGACGGAACCGGGCGTCATCACGGGCAAGGCGCTCGACTCCGGCGGCAGCGAGGGCCGCGTCGAGGCGACCGGTCGCTCGACCGTCATCGCCGCGCGCGAAGCGTTCGACTACCTCGACAAGGACCTCGAGGGCGCGACCGTCGCCGTGCAGGGCTACGGCAACGCGGGCTGGATCGCCGCCAAACTGATCGACGAGATGGGCGCGACCGTCGTCGCCGCCAGCGACTCGAGCGGCGGTATCTACAACCCCGACGGGTTCGATCCGGTCGCGGCGAAAGAACACAAGAACGAGACGGGCAGCGTCGTCGGCTACGAGGAGAGCGACGAGGAGATCACTAACGACGAGGTCCTCACCCTCGACGTCGACCTGTTGATCCCCGCGGCGCTCGAGAACGCGATCGACGCCGACCTCGCCGAGGACGTCGCGGCCGACGTCATCTCGGAGGCCGCGAACGGGCCGCTGACCCCCGCGGCCGACGAGGTGCTCGAGGAAACGGACGTCTTCGTCATCCCGGACATCCTCGCGAACGCGGGCGGCGTCACCGTCTCCTACTTCGAGTGGGTCCAGAACCGCCAGCGCTTCTACTGGTCCGAAGAGCGCGTCAACGAGGAGCTCGAGACGATCATCGTCGACGCCTTCGACGCGCTGGTCGAGACCTACGAGGAACACGACCTCGAGAACCCGCGAACCGCGGCCTACGTCGTCGCGATCCAGCGCGTCGCCGACGCCTTCGAGGAAGCCGGCAGCTGGCCCTGAGTCGGGGATCGTCTCCCTTGGCCTCGAGCGGTCGGAAATCGCCACTCGAATACTGATCTCTTTTCACGTTGACAGACAGTCGCCGTTTCAACAAACACTTACCAACTGAATCGGCAGTTGTAGGAAATGAATCGACGAACCGTCATCGCGGGACTCGGAGCCGCCGGCCTCGCCGGCCTGTCGGGCTGTCTGGGGCTGCTTGGGATGGCCGAACACGAATCGTCACCCGCCGGCGTCGAAGCCGACGCTCGCGAGGAGACGGGCTACGAACAGACCGCCATCGAAGCGCTCCCCGTCGAGCGGGACGTCGGACCGACGAACGAGACCGTCACGGTCACCAACCACATGACTAAACACGAGAAGTCGGTCGACATGGGGCTGCTCGGCAGCCGCCGCGGTGCCGTCTTCAACGTGTTGACGACGCCGCAGGTGAGCATCGTCGGCAAGGAACTCAACCCCGTCGGAGAGATGTCGACGCAGGAGCTCATGGATCTCGTCAGGAGCAACTACGACGGGATCGACAACATCTCCCACGATGAGGACTCCGATATCACGATCCTCGAACAGTCGACGACCCAGTCGCAGTTCACCGCCGACGCGGAGTTCGACGGCGAGGACGTCCCCGTCAACATCTACATCACCGAGGCCGTCGAGGCCGACGAGGACCTGCTCGTGACCATCGGCGTCTATCCCGAGTACGTCGAACGCCAGGAGGAACCGAACATCGCGGCGCTCACCGAAGCGGTGACCACTGATGTGGACGAGGGGGCCTCGAGCGGGGACGGCGGATCCGACGATGGCGGGTCCGACGACGGTGGAAACGAGAGCACCGACGACGGCGGGAACGAGAGCACGGACGGGAGCGACGACAACCAAACCGACGACGGAAGCGACAGCAACGAGAGCGACGACGGCGTTCTCGGCTGATTTCGACGGTATCTGCGGCTGGTATCGACGGCATCCGCGGCAGATTTGGATGGCATCCGCGGCTGACATCGATAGTAGTACAGCGGGTTCGGTCACGTCACGACTCACGATTCACGGCTCGAGCGACCGCTCGCGTCTGCTCCGCTCAGAGTCCGAGTTCTCGGCCGATGACCAGGTGCTGAATTTCGCTGGTCCCCTCGCCGATCTCCATGAGTTTCGCGTCGCGGTAGAACCGCTGCGGAGCGAAATCGGTCGTGTAGCCGTAGCCGCCGAGCACCTGGACGGCGTCCTCGGCGACCTCGCGGGCGGCCTCGCTGGCGTCGAGTTTCGCCAGCGCCGACGCCTCGGTCACCGGCTCTCCCCGATCGTACTTCCAGGCGGCCTTGCGGGTGAGGAGTCGCGCTCGCTCGGTCTTCCGGTGCATGTCGACGACCGTGTCTCGGATCGCGTCGAACTCGGAGATCGGCTGTCCGAACTGCTCGCGTTCCGTACTGTACTCCTTGGCGTGTTCGTAGGCTCCCTGCGCGAGCCCCGTCGAGAGCGCGGCGATGGAGATGCGGCCCCCGTCGAGGGTCTTCTTCGTCTGCTCCCAGCCGTCGCCTTCCGCGCCGAGCAGGCGATCCTCGGGGAGGCGCACGTTCTCGAGAGTTATTTCGCAGGTCGGCGACGCGTTGAGTCCCATCTTGTCCCAGACGGTCGTCACCTCGAAGCCGTCGTCCGCGCGCGGGTCGACGATGAACGTCGAGATGCCGTCGTAGCCCGCGTCGGGCTCCGTGACCGCTTTCACGAGGATCGAGCCCGCTTCGGAGGCGTTCGTAATGAACTGCTTGGTGCCGTTCAGAACCCACTCGTCTCCGTCCCGCTCGGCGGTAGTATCCATATCCGACGCGTCGGACCCGCTTCCGGGTTCGGTCAGTGCCCAGCCGCCGAGATACTCGCCCTCGGCGAGCGGGCGCAGCCACCGCTCTTTCTGGGCGTCGGAGCCGAACAGTTCGATGGGTTTCGACGCGAGCGACGTGTGGGCGACGTAGGAGAGTCCGATCGCGCCGGAGACGCGGCCGAGTTCCTCGGCGACCAGCGCGTACATGAGCGTATCACCGCCGAGCCCGCCGTACGCCTCGTCGATGGGCACGCCCATCATATCGAGATCGGCGAGCTGCTCGAAGATCTCCGCGGGGAACCGATGCTCGTCCTCGATCTCCTGGGCGATCGGCTCGATCTCCCGCTCGCAGAAGTCCCTGACGGTCTCCCGGATCATCCGGTGCTCGTCGGGCAGGTCGAACTCCATACGTGATACTTGCTAGCGTCCGAAATAAGCGCACCGGCGAGGGTCACGAACCGTACTCGAGGTCTCGGGCCCGCTCGTGCCCGAGACCAACTCTGCCGGTGCTCGCGGGGGCGATTCCGCCCGTACTCGGGGCCCAACTCTGCCGGTGTTCGAGCCCGGGTTGCTCCTATCTCCAGTCGCGATCGTCGTCTTCGTCGCGGTCGGCCGTCCGATCTCGCTCGTCTCGAGACTCGGTATCGTCTCGCTCGTCGTTCCAGCCGCCGGTATCGTTCCAGCCGTTCGTGTCGTCTCGGCCGTTCGTCTCGTCCCAGTCGCTCGAGCCGTCCGAGTCGGGCTCGCGGGACCCGAATCCAGTAGGGCCGTCTCCGCCGTCGCGACCACCGCCGTCGGCCGGTCCGTCGCCGCGATCGCCGCCGTCGATCGGTCCGCCACCGCGGACCGCCTCGCGTCGATCGGGGATGAGATCCAGGTCGCCGTCAGTATCGCCGAGGAGCAGCAGTGCGTAGTAGCGGAAGTAGGTCGCGATGGGGACGTAGAACAGCGACGCCAGGAGCAGAACGAGGACGACTCCGACGATGGCGACCAGAATCGCCAGGAGTAGTCCCGCCGTATCGAACGCGACCACCAGCAGGACGATGACGATCACGAACGGGATCGCCAGTAGCACGCTGGCGAAGCCGATGACGAACGTGGCGGCGATGCCGACGACGAACTGGAGGATCCAGACCAACAGGAGATAGACGCCGTAATCGGTCCAGTTCGCTTTCATCGTCGGCCAGAATCGGCCCCAGCCGTCGAGGACGCCGCGATCCGTCAGTAGCATGATCGGCGTGACGAACTCGGTGGTAAATCGCATCGTGATACTATAGAGCAGGCCTAAGACGACTGCATAGAGGAGGTAGAGCAAGAGTAGACCCGCCGAGAGGCCGTCGATTCCCGACTCCAGCGAGAGAAAGAGGGCCACGGCCGGGACGATGCCGAGAACCGCGAACAGCACTCGGAGACCGAATCGGAACAGGAACAGCCACAGCCCCTTTCCCAGGTTCTCGGCGAAATATCGTCTCACGTGGATGTCGGACGACCGGAGCGACTCGAGGAAGGCGAACTCCATGACCGCGGCGATGAACTCGTAGACCAACCAGAGTATCAGGACGATCGCGACGATCACGAGCGCCCAGAACACCAGTTCGTCGGTCACTATCCCCTCGAGTTCCTGTGGCTGCTC includes these proteins:
- a CDS encoding DUF7544 domain-containing protein is translated as MDAIDDLSDAIDVTRNRLTPVRTGTWLRLALIVFFVSSLGLGGPTVPGGDTGTVTDGPTVEEQPQELEGIVTDELVFWALVIVAIVLILWLVYEFIAAVMEFAFLESLRSSDIHVRRYFAENLGKGLWLFLFRFGLRVLFAVLGIVPAVALFLSLESGIDGLSAGLLLLYLLYAVVLGLLYSITMRFTTEFVTPIMLLTDRGVLDGWGRFWPTMKANWTDYGVYLLLVWILQFVVGIAATFVIGFASVLLAIPFVIVIVLLVVAFDTAGLLLAILVAIVGVVLVLLLASLFYVPIATYFRYYALLLLGDTDGDLDLIPDRREAVRGGGPIDGGDRGDGPADGGGRDGGDGPTGFGSREPDSDGSSDWDETNGRDDTNGWNDTGGWNDERDDTESRDERDRTADRDEDDDRDWR
- a CDS encoding acyl-CoA dehydrogenase family protein, which produces MEFDLPDEHRMIRETVRDFCEREIEPIAQEIEDEHRFPAEIFEQLADLDMMGVPIDEAYGGLGGDTLMYALVAEELGRVSGAIGLSYVAHTSLASKPIELFGSDAQKERWLRPLAEGEYLGGWALTEPGSGSDASDMDTTAERDGDEWVLNGTKQFITNASEAGSILVKAVTEPDAGYDGISTFIVDPRADDGFEVTTVWDKMGLNASPTCEITLENVRLPEDRLLGAEGDGWEQTKKTLDGGRISIAALSTGLAQGAYEHAKEYSTEREQFGQPISEFDAIRDTVVDMHRKTERARLLTRKAAWKYDRGEPVTEASALAKLDASEAAREVAEDAVQVLGGYGYTTDFAPQRFYRDAKLMEIGEGTSEIQHLVIGRELGL
- a CDS encoding Glu/Leu/Phe/Val family dehydrogenase gives rise to the protein MSDEANPFESLQSQIDEAANYLDVGGDEIERLKHPERVLETNLTIEGDDGDLERFTAFRSQFNGDRGPYKGGIRYHPQVSRDEVKALSGWMTYKTAIVDIPLGGGKGGIALDPDDYSEAELERLTRSFAKELRPLIGEDRDVPAPDVNTGQREMNWIKDTYETLENTTEPGVITGKALDSGGSEGRVEATGRSTVIAAREAFDYLDKDLEGATVAVQGYGNAGWIAAKLIDEMGATVVAASDSSGGIYNPDGFDPVAAKEHKNETGSVVGYEESDEEITNDEVLTLDVDLLIPAALENAIDADLAEDVAADVISEAANGPLTPAADEVLEETDVFVIPDILANAGGVTVSYFEWVQNRQRFYWSEERVNEELETIIVDAFDALVETYEEHDLENPRTAAYVVAIQRVADAFEEAGSWP
- a CDS encoding DUF6517 family protein; protein product: MNRRTVIAGLGAAGLAGLSGCLGLLGMAEHESSPAGVEADAREETGYEQTAIEALPVERDVGPTNETVTVTNHMTKHEKSVDMGLLGSRRGAVFNVLTTPQVSIVGKELNPVGEMSTQELMDLVRSNYDGIDNISHDEDSDITILEQSTTQSQFTADAEFDGEDVPVNIYITEAVEADEDLLVTIGVYPEYVERQEEPNIAALTEAVTTDVDEGASSGDGGSDDGGSDDGGNESTDDGGNESTDGSDDNQTDDGSDSNESDDGVLG